In Chloroflexota bacterium, a single window of DNA contains:
- a CDS encoding 3-keto-5-aminohexanoate cleavage protein encodes MEQVSALFDPSSQEEWVERVARGTLPPLMITVAITGGVQGKEINPNHPETAEEQVEQLKECYKLGATMVHLHVRRPDNPTLTASDPKEYRKVNGMIREACPEIIINNTTGGGIGAESHEARLASTEANPEVCSLDCGPIVSRFTLKARKPPLFGRDKDFELDTCASVTYGETERYAKIMLEKGIKPELEVWTTGHYWLVRNLISKELVKPPYLIGLVMGFGGGAYATPKEVIHLMECGPKRSVYSVLGVGLYQTQMVALGIMLGINVRTGMEDNVLYKKGELCKNNAQLVERVVRIAREMGREIATPKQARQMLGLSEKPSRY; translated from the coding sequence ATGGAACAAGTATCGGCACTTTTTGACCCGAGCAGCCAGGAAGAATGGGTTGAGCGTGTCGCCCGTGGAACATTGCCTCCGCTGATGATCACTGTGGCCATTACGGGTGGCGTCCAGGGCAAGGAGATCAATCCCAACCACCCAGAGACGGCAGAGGAGCAAGTCGAACAGCTAAAGGAGTGCTACAAGCTGGGCGCCACTATGGTGCACCTACACGTAAGAAGGCCCGATAACCCCACACTGACGGCTAGTGACCCGAAAGAGTACCGCAAGGTCAACGGGATGATCAGGGAGGCCTGCCCAGAGATTATCATCAACAACACCACAGGCGGTGGCATCGGAGCTGAGTCTCACGAGGCCAGGCTGGCATCAACAGAGGCCAACCCTGAGGTGTGCAGTCTGGACTGCGGGCCGATTGTCTCGAGGTTCACTTTGAAGGCAAGGAAGCCGCCTCTGTTTGGGCGGGACAAAGATTTTGAGCTGGACACCTGCGCCTCGGTTACCTATGGTGAGACGGAGCGGTACGCCAAAATCATGCTGGAAAAGGGTATAAAACCAGAGCTAGAGGTGTGGACCACCGGTCACTACTGGTTGGTGCGGAATCTCATTAGTAAAGAGCTGGTCAAGCCACCATATCTGATCGGTCTTGTCATGGGGTTCGGTGGGGGTGCTTATGCCACTCCCAAAGAGGTTATCCATCTTATGGAGTGTGGCCCGAAGCGGTCAGTCTATAGCGTGCTTGGCGTTGGCCTGTACCAGACTCAAATGGTGGCTTTGGGCATAATGCTGGGCATCAACGTGCGGACTGGGATGGAGGACAATGTACTCTACAAGAAGGGCGAACTCTGCAAGAACAATGCTCAGTTAGTGGAGAGGGTAGTACGAATAGCGAGGGAAATGGGCCGAGAGATAGCCACCCCCAAGCAAGCCAGGCAAATGTTGGGCCTGTCGGAGAAGCCCAGCCGCTATTAG
- a CDS encoding CoA transferase subunit A produces MDILQQGKGQLVGWYDPDEAREWVRQNKSRELKDKTMSAKEAVSRFVKDGDFIASGGFGHTRVSMAIIYEIIRQKKRNLIMAGKTAVHDFDILVSSGCVNRAEVAYSFGHELRGLSPGSRRMVQTGQCKVIAETSNAGYQWRWLAAMMGVSFVPSRTMLGTDTMAHSSCKVIEDPFSGKPVALIPAAYPDVAFIHVHRCDVHGNAQVDGIIVEDFELARCARRLIVTTEEVIDNETIRREPWRTSIPFMVVDAVVEVPYGSHPCEMPGMYYYDEDHIAEWLSLSKTAEGVEEYLQKYVFGVECFEDYLELCGGIKQMNYLKRREFLREPMRAPWRK; encoded by the coding sequence ATGGACATTTTACAGCAAGGGAAAGGACAGCTTGTGGGGTGGTATGACCCGGATGAAGCCAGGGAATGGGTGCGGCAGAACAAGTCTCGTGAACTGAAGGACAAGACCATGTCAGCCAAGGAGGCTGTTTCCCGGTTCGTGAAGGACGGTGATTTCATTGCCTCCGGCGGATTCGGCCACACCAGAGTGTCAATGGCCATCATCTACGAGATAATCAGGCAGAAGAAGCGCAACCTTATTATGGCTGGCAAGACCGCTGTCCATGATTTTGACATCCTAGTCTCGTCGGGGTGTGTGAACAGGGCTGAGGTAGCCTATTCCTTCGGACATGAGCTCAGGGGGTTGTCTCCGGGGTCAAGAAGGATGGTGCAGACGGGGCAGTGCAAGGTGATAGCGGAAACGAGCAATGCCGGTTACCAGTGGCGCTGGCTGGCAGCCATGATGGGTGTGTCGTTTGTGCCCAGTCGCACCATGCTCGGTACGGACACTATGGCGCATAGCTCCTGCAAGGTGATTGAAGACCCCTTTAGCGGGAAGCCTGTGGCCCTGATTCCGGCAGCCTATCCCGATGTGGCCTTCATTCATGTTCATCGCTGCGATGTGCACGGCAATGCCCAGGTGGACGGTATCATAGTCGAGGACTTCGAGTTGGCCAGGTGTGCCCGCCGTCTGATAGTGACCACAGAGGAAGTAATTGACAATGAAACCATACGGAGAGAGCCGTGGAGGACGAGCATACCTTTCATGGTTGTGGATGCGGTTGTTGAGGTCCCTTATGGATCGCATCCCTGTGAAATGCCTGGCATGTACTACTACGATGAAGATCACATAGCAGAATGGTTAAGCCTTTCTAAGACAGCGGAGGGAGTAGAAGAGTACCTGCAAAAGTATGTGTTCGGGGTGGAGTGCTTTGAGGACTACCTGGAGCTATGTGGTGGCATCAAGCAGATGAACTATCTGAAGAGAAGAGAGTTTCTGAGGGAACCGATGAGGGCTCCGTGGCGGAAATAG
- a CDS encoding 3-oxoacid CoA-transferase, translating into MAIKENSYNLREFLAFTGAKLLEDKKSVFVGTGLPIVAATLAQKTHAPNLLIVFEAGGLGPRLPELAISVGESRTFHRAVAATSMHDVMSLSQAGYIDYGFLGAAQMDMYGNINTTVIGDHDSPQARLPGSGGASDVASFSQRLIIIIANQSKRTFVSKVDFLTTPGYLDGPGARERAGLPRGTGPYRVITQLGIYGFDDETKRLQLVSLHPGVTVEEIRENSSFDILIPKKVGTSPEPTPEDLRILREEIDRAAICLGK; encoded by the coding sequence ATGGCAATCAAAGAGAATAGCTACAATTTGAGGGAGTTCCTGGCCTTCACGGGTGCGAAACTGTTGGAAGACAAGAAGTCTGTGTTCGTTGGTACTGGGCTTCCCATAGTCGCTGCCACACTGGCACAGAAGACGCATGCGCCGAATCTCCTCATAGTCTTTGAGGCTGGCGGGCTAGGGCCGCGCTTGCCGGAGTTGGCTATATCCGTGGGAGAATCGCGGACTTTTCACCGGGCTGTGGCTGCTACAAGCATGCATGACGTGATGTCGCTGTCGCAGGCGGGATACATCGACTACGGTTTTCTGGGCGCTGCTCAGATGGATATGTATGGCAACATCAATACGACAGTAATAGGTGATCACGACTCGCCTCAGGCCCGTCTGCCTGGGAGTGGCGGCGCCAGTGATGTGGCCTCATTCTCACAAAGGCTGATCATCATCATTGCCAACCAGTCCAAGAGGACTTTCGTGAGTAAGGTGGACTTTCTAACAACGCCCGGATATCTGGATGGGCCTGGGGCGAGAGAAAGAGCCGGATTACCCAGGGGTACGGGGCCATACCGGGTGATTACGCAGTTGGGCATTTATGGTTTTGACGATGAAACGAAGAGGCTGCAGTTGGTATCGTTGCACCCTGGAGTGACTGTGGAGGAAATACGGGAGAACAGCAGTTTTGACATACTCATCCCTAAGAAGGTGGGCACCAGCCCTGAGCCGACTCCTGAGGACCTGAGGATACTGCGCGAGGAAATCGACCGGGCAGCCATATGCCTGGGGAAGTAG
- a CDS encoding dimethyl sulfoxide reductase subunit A, with product MRDDASKDLAEVEKVIPSFCSSHCGGACFLKVHVKGGVITRIESDDDGEPPFRACLRGRACRQRVYHTDRLRYPMKRVGTRGEGAFQRISWDEALNTVAGEIRRVKESYGNSALMLIPSAGDVVLLHAAAPFFKIFNMIGGYSNFWGTISYEAALFAEYATYGTTYTRSGRDDLLNSSLIIMWGWNPAVSIQDTPTSWVLAEAKKRGTRIVCVDPRFTDSAATFADRWIPIRPGTDAAMLIAMAFVMIRDDLQDQRFLDTYTVGFSQFKDYVLGSEDGIVKTPSWAEAITGVPTSVIEQLAREYATMKPAALMAGIGAGRTAYGEQYHRAAMTLAAMTGNIGIHGGNAAGRSHTTMMSLPFMIGMPGIVPDMPNPLLFETPFRKYALHAYFDDPLYGWSTARGHVNRIKMADAILKGKAGGYPSDYKLLFLVNHNILNQSPNCSKTAEALRRLEFIVDMEQFMTATARFADILLPVNTFLERNDIAIGEGIPVYGYQNKVIDSLYGSKSHVEIAIELARHLGIPDFCTHSEDELLRQCVAGAPISSYEALQEKGIHRVSLPEPYVAFKRQIDDPANNPFPTPSGKIEIFSQEIAGWNNPEIPPVPKYLETWESRNDPLVKKYPLQMITTHFKRRAHSQFENVPWLKELEPQAILINSADAQARGIKDGDRILVFNDRGKLKIIARVTERIMPGVVDIPQGAWYTPDENGVDTEGCCNILTKDENSPGGAFITNTCLVEVQRMADA from the coding sequence ATGAGGGATGATGCAAGCAAGGATTTGGCCGAAGTGGAGAAGGTAATACCCAGCTTTTGTTCCAGCCATTGTGGCGGCGCCTGTTTTCTCAAGGTTCACGTTAAAGGGGGAGTAATCACCCGGATTGAGAGTGACGATGACGGAGAACCTCCCTTTAGAGCCTGTCTCCGGGGCCGTGCCTGCCGGCAGCGCGTCTATCATACGGATCGCCTTAGATATCCCATGAAGAGGGTGGGAACCAGAGGGGAAGGCGCGTTCCAGCGCATCTCATGGGATGAGGCCCTGAATACGGTTGCTGGTGAGATAAGACGAGTCAAGGAATCCTACGGCAATTCGGCTCTCATGCTGATTCCCTCTGCAGGCGACGTTGTTTTGCTTCACGCAGCCGCCCCATTTTTCAAAATCTTTAACATGATCGGCGGCTATTCAAACTTCTGGGGCACCATCTCCTACGAGGCCGCCTTGTTTGCCGAATATGCCACGTATGGCACGACTTACACCCGGAGTGGTCGGGACGACCTCCTCAATTCGAGTTTGATAATCATGTGGGGATGGAACCCCGCTGTCAGCATTCAGGATACTCCCACAAGCTGGGTGCTGGCCGAAGCTAAGAAGAGGGGCACCAGAATTGTCTGCGTTGATCCGAGATTCACTGACTCTGCTGCAACCTTCGCTGATCGCTGGATACCGATCAGGCCTGGGACTGACGCTGCGATGCTCATAGCCATGGCTTTCGTTATGATCAGGGACGATCTGCAAGACCAGAGATTCCTTGATACTTACACTGTTGGTTTTAGCCAGTTCAAGGACTATGTCCTTGGCAGTGAGGATGGAATTGTCAAGACGCCTTCATGGGCTGAGGCTATTACTGGAGTGCCGACCTCCGTCATAGAGCAACTGGCCCGGGAATATGCCACCATGAAGCCAGCCGCCTTGATGGCTGGTATTGGGGCTGGTCGGACCGCCTATGGGGAACAATATCATCGTGCAGCTATGACTCTGGCAGCGATGACCGGTAACATCGGCATACACGGGGGAAACGCCGCAGGAAGAAGCCATACAACGATGATGTCACTTCCTTTCATGATAGGCATGCCAGGCATAGTGCCGGATATGCCTAACCCCTTGCTGTTCGAAACGCCGTTCCGAAAGTACGCCCTCCACGCCTACTTCGATGACCCTCTTTATGGTTGGTCCACCGCCCGTGGCCACGTGAATCGCATCAAGATGGCTGACGCCATTCTCAAAGGTAAGGCTGGCGGTTATCCGTCGGACTATAAGCTACTTTTCTTGGTGAACCACAATATCTTGAATCAATCGCCCAACTGTAGCAAGACCGCCGAAGCCCTGAGACGTCTGGAATTCATCGTTGATATGGAGCAATTCATGACAGCGACAGCTAGATTCGCTGATATCTTGCTGCCGGTCAATACCTTCCTGGAGCGAAACGACATTGCCATTGGAGAAGGTATTCCCGTCTATGGTTATCAGAATAAGGTGATTGATTCGCTTTATGGGTCCAAGTCGCATGTTGAAATCGCCATCGAACTGGCCAGACATTTGGGGATCCCGGACTTTTGCACGCATAGCGAGGATGAACTACTGAGGCAGTGCGTGGCTGGTGCCCCGATTTCAAGCTATGAGGCGCTTCAAGAGAAAGGCATTCATCGTGTCAGCCTTCCTGAGCCTTACGTGGCCTTCAAAAGGCAGATTGATGATCCAGCGAACAACCCCTTCCCCACACCTTCAGGAAAGATTGAAATCTTCTCCCAGGAGATTGCGGGGTGGAACAACCCGGAGATCCCGCCAGTTCCCAAGTACCTCGAGACCTGGGAGAGCCGGAATGATCCCCTGGTGAAGAAGTACCCACTTCAGATGATAACCACCCATTTCAAGCGAAGGGCTCACAGCCAGTTTGAGAATGTGCCGTGGCTAAAAGAGCTTGAGCCTCAGGCCATATTGATTAACTCCGCCGATGCCCAGGCCAGGGGTATCAAGGATGGGGATCGAATCCTGGTGTTCAATGATAGGGGAAAACTCAAAATCATCGCCAGGGTGACGGAGAGGATAATGCCAGGGGTAGTGGATATACCTCAGGGTGCCTGGTATACCCCTGACGAGAATGGGGTGGATACGGAGGGGTGCTGCAATATCTTGACTAAGGATGAAAACTCCCCTGGAGGGGCATTCATCACCAATACGTGTCTGGTCGAAGTTCAAAGGATGGCCGATGCATAG